A genomic region of Glycine max cultivar Williams 82 chromosome 15, Glycine_max_v4.0, whole genome shotgun sequence contains the following coding sequences:
- the LOC100799614 gene encoding pentatricopeptide repeat-containing protein At3g25210, mitochondrial has protein sequence MSIIPRRLFSLRSVSTYSLTPFTRPQPSLPLTRLLLHARPSSTSPSRTPSEKQFETWVQALKPGFTPSDVAQALQAQSDPDLALDIFRWTAQQRNYKHTHHTYLIIIKHLIAGRRYHHAETLIEEVIAGACDDASIPLYNSIIRFCCGRKFLFNRAFDVYKKMLNSRDCKPNLETYSLLFNSLLRRFNKLNVCYVYLHAVRSLTKQMKASGVIPDSFVLNMIIKAYAKCLEVDEAIRVFREMGLYGCEPNAYSYGYIAKGLCEKGRVDQGLRFYREMRGKGLVPSTSTFVIIVCSLAMERRFEDAIEVLFDMLGQSRSPDHLTYKTVLEGLCREGRVDEAFELLDECKKRDVSMGEKTYKSLLNDLYVVCRD, from the coding sequence ATGTCCATCATCCCCAGACGCCTCTTCAGCCTCCGCTCCGTCTCCACCTATTCCCTCACCCCATTCACGCGCCCACAACCCTCTCTCCCCCTAACGCGCCTCCTCCTCCACGCGCGCCCTTCCTCCACCTCACCCTCCAGAACCCCATCGGAGAAACAATTCGAGACGTGGGTCCAGGCCCTCAAGCCGGGCTTCACCCCCTCCGATGTGGCCCAGGCCCTCCAGGCCCAGTCCGACCCAGACCTCGCCCTCGACATCTTCCGCTGGACCGCGCAGCAGCGCAACTACAAGCACACCCACCACACCTACCTCATAATCATCAAACACCTCATCGCCGGCCGCCGCTACCACCACGCCGAAACCCTAATCGAGGAGGTCATCGCCGGCGCCTGCGACGACGCCTCCATCCCCCTCTACAACTCCATCATCCGCTTCTGCTGCGGCCGCAAATTCCTCTTCAACCGCGCCTTCGATGTCTACAAGAAAATGCTCAACTCTCGCGACTGCAAACCTAACCTCGAAACCTATTCGCTCTTGTTCAATTCGCTCCTCAGAAGGTTCAATAAGTTGAATGTCTGTTATGTGTATCTGCACGCGGTTAGGTCTTTGACTAAACAAATGAAGGCTTCCGGTGTTATTCCTGATAGTTTCGTGTTGAATATGATAATCAAGGCTTATGCCAAGTGCTTGGAGGTGGACGAGGCGATTCGGGTTTTCCGCGAAATGGGGTTGTATGGGTGTGAGCCTAATGCTTATAGTTATGGCTACATTGCCAAGGGGTTGTGTGAGAAAGGGAGGGTGGATCAGGGGTTGCGGTTTTATAGGGAGATGAGAGGGAAGGGTTTGGTGCCTAGTACTAGTACTTTTGTGATCATTGTTTGTAGTCTCGCAATGGAGCGAAGGTTTGAGGATGCGATCGAGGTTCTGTTTGATATGTTGGGGCAGTCTAGGTCCCCGGATCATCTCACTTACAAGACTGTTTTAGAAGGGCTGTGTCGCGAGGGGAGGGTCGACGAAGCGTTTGAGCTGCTTGATGAATGCAAGAAGAGGGATGTTTCCATGGGTGAGAAGACGTACAAGAGTTTGTTGAATGATTTGTATGTTGTGTGCAGGGACTAG
- the LOC100800150 gene encoding uncharacterized protein: MMSGSTRRVELVLKNRFLSYLIWQSIHSSLIFISLLSFSSPHYPFLSFLLFLPSHLLFSTTLSFIASPHPRPRFTLSLLFAFSAAFSASLSLSSVAPAAHGLPGVSRLGFRGFLVGSLFGSHYVFKRRWVLHFPIIQRPPFFSFKMGVPSSARRALKLSIVASVFSGILLELLPHPFKYSVATGRFFTEQITSLAATFTIFFSWELTHHLHWVLHTKRSIFAPPKGSAAAETNPSEHLLSALEESSPTSLLRYLAYLDLCMVCENNVDTWRRAGFFEETGETYKRVIAVCLKPLEHLATKLGEGLGNPVDKATQLSNQLLSPTDARPDLKHIEELHNFQLYAWCSRTAVSLTACSRKDDKFGVAQLSGSNAAVVSTLLSCLLAVESFMGKKTNLQSPNQLLGPAGIKWATVNSGRVDVAAGKRRSGPVNSKAYAIADVLKTSIYQIVSAFHDEMLAGAKASLLEKDWVTNGKPLFGTREMLIQKLRLFLDFRAT, translated from the exons ATGATGTCTGGGAGCACAAGAAGGGTGGAGTTGGTGCTGAAGAACAGGTTCCTGAGTTACTTGATCTGGCAATCCATACATTCCTCTCTCATTTtcatctctcttctctctttttcctcaCCTCACTACCCCTTTCTCTCCTTTCTCCTCTTCCTCCCTTCCCATCTTCTCTTCTCCACCACCCTCTCCTTCATCGCCTCCCCCCACCCCCGCCCTCGCTTCACCCTCTCCCTCCTCTTCGCCTTCTCCGCCGCCTTCTCCgcctccctctccctctcctcCGTCGCCCCCGCCGCCCACGGTCTCCCCGGCGTCTCCcgattagggtttaggggtttCCTCGTCGGTTCCCTCTTCGGTTCGCATTACGTCTTCAAGCGCCGATGGGTTCTTCACTTCCCCATCATTCAG CGTCCTCCATTTTTCAGCTTCAAGATGGGAGTTCCTTCTTCTGCTAGGCGAgccttgaagctttccattgtTGCTTCCGTTTTCTCTGGTATTTTGTTGGAGCTTCTGCCGCATCCGTTCAAGTACAGCGTCGCCACCGGAAGATTCTTCACCGAGCAGATTACCTCTTTAGCTGCCACTTTTACTATCTTTTTTTCTTGGGAATTGACTCATCATTTGCATTGG GTTTTGCATACTAAGAGGTCCATATTTGCACCTCCAAAAGGATCGGCAGCGGCAGAAACAAATCCAAGTGAGCATCTACTTTCAGCTTTGGAGGAGAGTAGTCCTACTTCTCTTCTTCGGTATCTTGCATATCTTGATCTCTGTATGGTTTGCGAGAACAATGTTGACACTTGGAGGCGTGCGGGATTTTTTGAAGAAACCGGTGAGACTTACAAAAGAGTAATTGCTGTGTGCTTGAAGCCGTTGGAGCATCTTGCAACAAAATTAGGTGAAGGCTTAGGAAATCCTGTTGACAAAGCCACTCAACTATCAAATCAGCTGTTGTCCCCAACTGATGCACGGCCAGATTTGAAGCACATAGAAGAACTGCACAACTTTCAG CTATATGCATGGTGTTCAAGGACTGCTGTCTCACTGACTGCCTGCTCACGTAAAGACGACAAGTTTGGGGTTGCTCAGCTTTCTGGGAGTAATGCTGCAGTGGTTTCAACACTTCTATCCTGTCTTCTTGCTGTTGAGAGTTTCATGGGAAAGAAAACAAACCTGCAATCCCCAAATCAGTTATTGGGACCTGCTGGTATCAAATGGGCGACTGTGAATAGTGGAAGAGTAGATGTTGCTGCTGGTAAAAGAAGAAGTGGGCCAGTAAATTCAAAAGCTTATGCCATTGCTGACGTTCTCAAGACTTCAATCTACCAAATAGTCTCTGCATTCCATGATGAGATGTTGGCTGGTGCTAAAGCAAGTCTTCTGGAGAAGGACTGGGTCACAAATGGGAAGCCACTTTTTGGTACTCGTGAGATGCTTATACAAAAATTACGTCTTTTCCTTGATTTTCGAGCTACCTAA
- the LOC100800682 gene encoding BAG family molecular chaperone regulator 2, which produces MMKKKPSARENSSSSTTAAREEESEWEMRPGGMLVQKRTTNTDVVTRNLRLRIAYGALRYEICVSSIATFGEVKKVLSGETGLEVDEQRLLYRGKERENGEYLDVCGVKDRSKVVLIQDPSSIERRFIQMRINAKIQTAHRAINNVAVQLDQLADQVSAIEKSISNGVKVPEVQITTLIEMLMRQAIKLESISAEGDASAQKNLQGKRVQKCVEKLDQLKVSNARIKPVVVTTKWETFDHPPSSTTWELFD; this is translated from the exons atgatgaagaagaaacCGAGCGCGAGAGAGAATTCGTCGTCGTCGACGACGGCGGCGAGAGAAGAAGAGAGCGAATGGGAAATGAGGCCCGGAGGAATGCTGGTGCAGAAAAGAACCACGAATACGGATGTTGTAACACGCAATTTGCGCCTCCGAATCGCGTATGGCGCTCTCCGTTACGAGATCTGCGTCAGTTCCATAGCCACTTTCG gGGAAGTGAAGAAGGTGCTGAGTGGGGAAACGGGGTTAGAGGTGGATGAACAGAGACTGTTGTACAGAGGCAAAGAGCGAGAAAATGGAGAGTACTTGGACGTGTGCGGAGTGAAAGACAGATCAAAAGTGGTGCTAATCCAAGACCCTTCCAGCATTGAGCGACGCTTCATCCAGATGCGTATCAACGCTAAGATCCAAACCGCACATCGGGCAATCAACAATGTCGCTGTCCAACTTGATCAGCTCGCAGACCAG GTCTCTGCCATTGAAAAGTCTATTTCCAACGGAGTCAAAGTACCAGAAGTTCAAATCACAACACTAATTGAGATGCTTATGAGACAAGCAATCAAATTAGAAAGCATTTCTGCAGAAGGCGATGCTTCCGCACAGAAAAATTTGCAG ggaaaGAGAGTACAAAAATGTGTTGAAAAACTGGATCAACTTAAGGTATCTAATGCAAGAATAAAGCCTGTTGTTGTTACAACCAAGTGGGAGACCTTTGATCATCCTCCATCCTCAACCACGTGGGAATTATTCGATTGA
- the LOC100804958 gene encoding protein BREAST CANCER SUSCEPTIBILITY 1 homolog isoform X1, which translates to MGDLERMARELICPICWSLLDSAVSLTCNHLFCNSCVFKSMKSASACPVCKIPFTRREVRPAPHMDNLVSIYKNMEAASGVNIFETQNAPVTNLSDGEKQCEVDANSGKMEAGGTHTGRPREKKTRKKKESKKTVQASMESSGSDFAKPSFPAKKRVQVPQNLLSETPMKSLKIGVSLSEINKEKEGTEKVPVMESERPLQREKDNPVLSPFFWLREEKDGERLSQQTDDDEIIDGSTPNPPSFSDLKDSDDEIPSNVAPMDEVQNKGSVNLFDSEMFEWTQRPCTPELFSSPSKMQLQVMDTYEDDENQEELVASSLELAENQPRVDAGNMKFDNPKEGNIMADVLPPSVSPQIRSSDDLNGMKKSTKRRRKGRDKNKQEHIGEPKNSIDEMHVDSYISLEVTQEQALDKSSNPRKDSRRDKRVCFNTSTIPTPITACTVPNTLGVQSIGEMKKAKNTDISPLKQENEKHHAQEISGKSRMKRSGKQNVSQTNEFAGSDSSIFSLQTDNNGKDSNSRQCKSKYSRKSMSCSKELKATKRQKLSSDCISKTKNVEEILPIESIHQGPDVRDLNDTSKEKHCPLMDQTALRKCESHVTKYQCIFCLSSEESETSGPMVHYLDGRPVTADYEGGSKVTHCHRNCTEWAPNVYFDGDNAINLEAEISRSRRIKCSFCGLKGAALGCYEKSCRRSFHVPCANWTSQCRWDTQNFVMLCPLHASSMLPCEGSGSQKRSKKCAASEGKNHGLKHDTTNQSRAAHRSYKKIVLCCSALSVQEREVVSEFERVSKAAVLKNWDSSVTHVIASTDENGACRRTLKVLLGILEGKWILNIEWIKACMKEMGPVDEERYEINVDIHGIRDGPRLGRLRVLNKQPKLFYGYKFYVMGDFIPSYKGYLQDLLVAAGGIILHRKPVSGDQESTSPDTHPYQTLIIYSLELPDKCKPLKKDTICSQRRHDAEVLASSTGSKVASNTWILNSIAACKLKCLAQ; encoded by the exons ATGGGGGATCTAGAGAGAATGGCCAGAGAACTTATATGTCCCATCTG TTGGAGTTTGCTCGATTCTGCAGTGTCGCTTACCTGCAATCATCTTTTCTGCAA CTCGTGCGTTTTCAAGTCCATGAAATCAGCCTCTGCTTGTCCTGTCTGTAAAATTCCTTTCACTCGTCGAG AGGTTCGCCCTGCTCCTCACATGGACAACTTGGTCAGCATATATAAAAACATGGAAGCTGCTTCAGGAGTTAATATATTTGAAACCCAGAATGCACCTGTTACTAACTTATCTG ATGGAGAAAAGCAATGTGAAGTTGATGCTAACTCTGGCAAGATGGAAGCTGGTGGAACTCATACAGGTCGTCCGCGGGAGAAGAAAACCCGGAAGAAGAAGGAGTCTAAGAAGACGGTTCAGGCCAGCATGGAAAGCTCAGGTTCTGACTTTGCAAAGCCTTCTTTTCCAGCAAAGAAAAGGGTACAGGTGCCGCAAAATCTCCTTTCAGAAACTCCAATGAAGAGTTTGAAGATTGGAGTTTCACTTAGTGAAATTAACAAAGAGAAAGAGGGAACAGAAAAGGTCCCAGTCATGGAAAGTGAAAGGCCCCTCCAAAGGGAAAAAGATAATCCTGTTCTCTCACCTTTCTTTTGGTTGAGAGAGGAAAAAGACGGTGAAAGGTTAAGTCAACAAACTGATGATGATGAAATTATTGATGGCTCAACACCAAATCCTCCTTCATTCAGTGATCTCAAGGACTCCGATGATGAAATCCCTTCTAATGTGGCCCCTATG GATGAGGTGCAAAATAAAGGCTCTGTTAATTTATTTGACAGTGAAATGTTTGAATGGACACAAAGGCCTTGCACTCCTGAATTATTTTCAAGTCCCTCCAAAATGCAG CTGCAGGTCATGGATACTTATGAGGATGATGAAAATCAAGAGGAATTGGTGGCTTCCTCACTAGAGCTGGCGGAAAATCAGCCAAGAGTTGATGCTGGCAACATGAAATTTGATAATCCCAAAGAAGGAAATATAATGGCTGATGTATTACCACCGAGTGTGTCTCCTCAAATTAGAAGTTCTGATGATCTAAATGGAATGAAGAAGTCTacgaaaagaagaaggaagggtagagataaaaataaacaagagcATATTGGGGAAccaaaaaattcaattgatGAAATGCATGTTGATTCATATATATCATTAGAGGTTACTCAGGAACAAGCATTGGACAAATCTTCTAATCCGAGGAAGGATAGTAGAAGAGACAAGAGGGTTTGTTTCAATACCAGTACAATTCCAACGCCTATAACTGCTTGTACAGTCCCCAATACATTAGGAGTTCAAAGCATTGGTGAAATGAAGAAGGCTAAGAATACAGATATTTCGCCATTGAAACAAGAAAATGAGAAGCATCATGCTCAGGAGATTTCTGGAAAAAGCCGGATGAAAAGATCTGGAAAACAAAATGTCAGTCAAACCAATGAGTTTGCTGGTTctgattcatccattttcagtCTGCAAACAGATAATAACGGGAAGGACTCTAATAGCAGGCAATGCAAAAGCAAGTATTCCAGAAAATCTATGTCTTGCAGTAAAGAATTGAAAGCTACTAAAAGGCAAAAGCTTTCCTCTGATTGTATCTCTAAGACtaaaaatgttgaagaaattctACCTATTGAAAGTATTCATCAAGGTCCTGATGTCAGGGATTTGAATGATACATCAAAAGAGAAACATTGTCCTTTGATGGATCAAACAGCTTTAAGGAAATGTGAGAGCCATGTCACAAAGTATCAATGCATTTTCTGTCTCTCATCAGAAGAATCAGAG ACTTCTGGCCCTATGGTGCATTACCTTGATGGCAGGCCTGTAACAGCAGATTATGAAGGGGGATCTAAAGTCACGCATTGTCACAGGAACTGCACAGAATG GGCCCCCAATGTATATTTTGACGGTGATAATGCAATAAATCTTGAAGCTGAAATAAGTAGAAGTCGAAGAATCAAATGTAGTTTTTGTGGACTAAAAGGGGCCGCACTTGGTTGTTATGAGAAAAGCTGTCGCAGGAGCTTTCATGTTCCGTGTGCCAACTGGACTTCTCAATGTCGATGGGATACG CAAAACTTTGTCATGTTATGCCCTCTGCATGCTTCCTCCATGTTGCCCTGTGAAGGTTCAGGATCCCAAAAAAGGAGCAAGAAATGCGCAGCTAGCGAGGGTAAAAACCATGGTCTTAAACATGACACTACAAACCAAAGTCGGGCTGCTCATAGATCATACAAGAAAATTGTACTATGTTGTTCTGCTCTATCCGTACAGGAGAGG GAAGTTGTTTCCGAATTTGAACGAGTATCGAAAGCTGCAGTTTTGAAAAATTGGGACTCGAGTGTCACCCATGTTATAGCATCAACGGATGAAAATGGGGCATGCAGAAGGACCCTCAAAGTATTGTTGGGTATCCTGGAGGGAAAGTGGATTCTCAATATTGAGT GGATTAAAGCTTGCATGAAAGAAATGGGTCCTGTTGATGAGGAGCGATATGAAATTAATGTCGACATCCATGGAATTAGAGATGGTCCTCGTCTTGGACGACTAAGAGTATTGAACAAG CAACCAAAGCTTTTTTATGGCTACAAGTTTTATGTTATGGGAGATTTTATACCTTCGTACAAGGGGTATCTGCAAGACCTTTTGGTTGCTGCTGGAGGGATAATTCTGCACAGAAAACCAGTGTCTGGTGACCAAGAATCAACATCACCAGATACGCATCCATACCAAACCCTTATAATTTACAGCCTCGAGCTTCCTGATAAATGCAAGCCTTTGAAAAAGGATACAATTTGCAGCCAAAGGCGTCATGATGCGGAGGTTCTGGCAAGTTCTACAGGTTCAAAGGTAGCAAGTAATACATGGATTCTGAATTCAATTGCAGCCTGCAAACTGAAATGCCTTGCTCAATGA
- the LOC100804958 gene encoding protein BREAST CANCER SUSCEPTIBILITY 1 homolog isoform X2, whose amino-acid sequence MGDLERMARELICPICWSLLDSAVSLTCNHLFCNSCVFKSMKSASACPVCKIPFTRREVRPAPHMDNLVSIYKNMEAASGVNIFETQNAPVTNLSDGEKQCEVDANSGKMEAGGTHTGRPREKKTRKKKESKKTVQASMESSGSDFAKPSFPAKKRVQVPQNLLSETPMKSLKIGVSLSEINKEKEGTEKVPVMESERPLQREKDNPVLSPFFWLREEKDGERLSQQTDDDEIIDGSTPNPPSFSDLKDSDDEIPSNVAPMDEVQNKGSVNLFDSEMFEWTQRPCTPELFSSPSKMQVMDTYEDDENQEELVASSLELAENQPRVDAGNMKFDNPKEGNIMADVLPPSVSPQIRSSDDLNGMKKSTKRRRKGRDKNKQEHIGEPKNSIDEMHVDSYISLEVTQEQALDKSSNPRKDSRRDKRVCFNTSTIPTPITACTVPNTLGVQSIGEMKKAKNTDISPLKQENEKHHAQEISGKSRMKRSGKQNVSQTNEFAGSDSSIFSLQTDNNGKDSNSRQCKSKYSRKSMSCSKELKATKRQKLSSDCISKTKNVEEILPIESIHQGPDVRDLNDTSKEKHCPLMDQTALRKCESHVTKYQCIFCLSSEESETSGPMVHYLDGRPVTADYEGGSKVTHCHRNCTEWAPNVYFDGDNAINLEAEISRSRRIKCSFCGLKGAALGCYEKSCRRSFHVPCANWTSQCRWDTQNFVMLCPLHASSMLPCEGSGSQKRSKKCAASEGKNHGLKHDTTNQSRAAHRSYKKIVLCCSALSVQEREVVSEFERVSKAAVLKNWDSSVTHVIASTDENGACRRTLKVLLGILEGKWILNIEWIKACMKEMGPVDEERYEINVDIHGIRDGPRLGRLRVLNKQPKLFYGYKFYVMGDFIPSYKGYLQDLLVAAGGIILHRKPVSGDQESTSPDTHPYQTLIIYSLELPDKCKPLKKDTICSQRRHDAEVLASSTGSKVASNTWILNSIAACKLKCLAQ is encoded by the exons ATGGGGGATCTAGAGAGAATGGCCAGAGAACTTATATGTCCCATCTG TTGGAGTTTGCTCGATTCTGCAGTGTCGCTTACCTGCAATCATCTTTTCTGCAA CTCGTGCGTTTTCAAGTCCATGAAATCAGCCTCTGCTTGTCCTGTCTGTAAAATTCCTTTCACTCGTCGAG AGGTTCGCCCTGCTCCTCACATGGACAACTTGGTCAGCATATATAAAAACATGGAAGCTGCTTCAGGAGTTAATATATTTGAAACCCAGAATGCACCTGTTACTAACTTATCTG ATGGAGAAAAGCAATGTGAAGTTGATGCTAACTCTGGCAAGATGGAAGCTGGTGGAACTCATACAGGTCGTCCGCGGGAGAAGAAAACCCGGAAGAAGAAGGAGTCTAAGAAGACGGTTCAGGCCAGCATGGAAAGCTCAGGTTCTGACTTTGCAAAGCCTTCTTTTCCAGCAAAGAAAAGGGTACAGGTGCCGCAAAATCTCCTTTCAGAAACTCCAATGAAGAGTTTGAAGATTGGAGTTTCACTTAGTGAAATTAACAAAGAGAAAGAGGGAACAGAAAAGGTCCCAGTCATGGAAAGTGAAAGGCCCCTCCAAAGGGAAAAAGATAATCCTGTTCTCTCACCTTTCTTTTGGTTGAGAGAGGAAAAAGACGGTGAAAGGTTAAGTCAACAAACTGATGATGATGAAATTATTGATGGCTCAACACCAAATCCTCCTTCATTCAGTGATCTCAAGGACTCCGATGATGAAATCCCTTCTAATGTGGCCCCTATG GATGAGGTGCAAAATAAAGGCTCTGTTAATTTATTTGACAGTGAAATGTTTGAATGGACACAAAGGCCTTGCACTCCTGAATTATTTTCAAGTCCCTCCAAAATGCAG GTCATGGATACTTATGAGGATGATGAAAATCAAGAGGAATTGGTGGCTTCCTCACTAGAGCTGGCGGAAAATCAGCCAAGAGTTGATGCTGGCAACATGAAATTTGATAATCCCAAAGAAGGAAATATAATGGCTGATGTATTACCACCGAGTGTGTCTCCTCAAATTAGAAGTTCTGATGATCTAAATGGAATGAAGAAGTCTacgaaaagaagaaggaagggtagagataaaaataaacaagagcATATTGGGGAAccaaaaaattcaattgatGAAATGCATGTTGATTCATATATATCATTAGAGGTTACTCAGGAACAAGCATTGGACAAATCTTCTAATCCGAGGAAGGATAGTAGAAGAGACAAGAGGGTTTGTTTCAATACCAGTACAATTCCAACGCCTATAACTGCTTGTACAGTCCCCAATACATTAGGAGTTCAAAGCATTGGTGAAATGAAGAAGGCTAAGAATACAGATATTTCGCCATTGAAACAAGAAAATGAGAAGCATCATGCTCAGGAGATTTCTGGAAAAAGCCGGATGAAAAGATCTGGAAAACAAAATGTCAGTCAAACCAATGAGTTTGCTGGTTctgattcatccattttcagtCTGCAAACAGATAATAACGGGAAGGACTCTAATAGCAGGCAATGCAAAAGCAAGTATTCCAGAAAATCTATGTCTTGCAGTAAAGAATTGAAAGCTACTAAAAGGCAAAAGCTTTCCTCTGATTGTATCTCTAAGACtaaaaatgttgaagaaattctACCTATTGAAAGTATTCATCAAGGTCCTGATGTCAGGGATTTGAATGATACATCAAAAGAGAAACATTGTCCTTTGATGGATCAAACAGCTTTAAGGAAATGTGAGAGCCATGTCACAAAGTATCAATGCATTTTCTGTCTCTCATCAGAAGAATCAGAG ACTTCTGGCCCTATGGTGCATTACCTTGATGGCAGGCCTGTAACAGCAGATTATGAAGGGGGATCTAAAGTCACGCATTGTCACAGGAACTGCACAGAATG GGCCCCCAATGTATATTTTGACGGTGATAATGCAATAAATCTTGAAGCTGAAATAAGTAGAAGTCGAAGAATCAAATGTAGTTTTTGTGGACTAAAAGGGGCCGCACTTGGTTGTTATGAGAAAAGCTGTCGCAGGAGCTTTCATGTTCCGTGTGCCAACTGGACTTCTCAATGTCGATGGGATACG CAAAACTTTGTCATGTTATGCCCTCTGCATGCTTCCTCCATGTTGCCCTGTGAAGGTTCAGGATCCCAAAAAAGGAGCAAGAAATGCGCAGCTAGCGAGGGTAAAAACCATGGTCTTAAACATGACACTACAAACCAAAGTCGGGCTGCTCATAGATCATACAAGAAAATTGTACTATGTTGTTCTGCTCTATCCGTACAGGAGAGG GAAGTTGTTTCCGAATTTGAACGAGTATCGAAAGCTGCAGTTTTGAAAAATTGGGACTCGAGTGTCACCCATGTTATAGCATCAACGGATGAAAATGGGGCATGCAGAAGGACCCTCAAAGTATTGTTGGGTATCCTGGAGGGAAAGTGGATTCTCAATATTGAGT GGATTAAAGCTTGCATGAAAGAAATGGGTCCTGTTGATGAGGAGCGATATGAAATTAATGTCGACATCCATGGAATTAGAGATGGTCCTCGTCTTGGACGACTAAGAGTATTGAACAAG CAACCAAAGCTTTTTTATGGCTACAAGTTTTATGTTATGGGAGATTTTATACCTTCGTACAAGGGGTATCTGCAAGACCTTTTGGTTGCTGCTGGAGGGATAATTCTGCACAGAAAACCAGTGTCTGGTGACCAAGAATCAACATCACCAGATACGCATCCATACCAAACCCTTATAATTTACAGCCTCGAGCTTCCTGATAAATGCAAGCCTTTGAAAAAGGATACAATTTGCAGCCAAAGGCGTCATGATGCGGAGGTTCTGGCAAGTTCTACAGGTTCAAAGGTAGCAAGTAATACATGGATTCTGAATTCAATTGCAGCCTGCAAACTGAAATGCCTTGCTCAATGA
- the LOC100805497 gene encoding kinectin — translation MDHARAYSSPHFLSSSTSNFNGQPEEECSLEGLATNVKLLLKLIQDHNGSSTKENDERKFHRVNGMMFILDEARSRIQKIQSTSQRRAELRRCNTDLRPKIPSPKDRKPPSDVPIDEKERLKRELNASLVARQSLQAMCSSLGKEKQIMAAELARKAQELTELEDFIGDLKAQNDMLMEKLHAWSSEQKEKKGSGVEMECNIVLRERNKALSEQLQKSIDGYRSLKRRLRDIQEENRQIRDTVEQMEEEVDAGIHRIGSFKEGRMRTNEIKEEISAMEHMLDSLKMKISKYTQKKT, via the exons ATGGATCATGCTCGAGCATATTCATCTCcccattttctttcttcttcaactAGTAACTTCAATGGACAGCCAGAAGAAGAATGCAGTTTGGAAG GCCTTGCCACCAATGTTAAGCTATTACTGAAGCTAATTCAAGATCATAATGGGTCTAGcacaaaagaaaatgatgagCGCAAGTTTCATAGGGTGAATGGAATGATGTTTATCCTAGATGAGGCTAGGTCCAGGATTCAAAAGATTCAATCTACAAGCCAGAGAAGAGCTGAACTTAGGAGGTGCAACACTGACCTTAGGCCTAAGATTCCATCTCCCAAGGACAGAAAGCCTCCTTCTGATGTGCCTATAGATGAGAAAGAGAGGCTAAAGAGGGAGCTTAACGCGAGCTTGGTGGCACGACAAAGCCTTCAAGCAATGTGTTCAAGTTTGggaaaagagaaacaaattatGGCCGCGGAACTTGCGAGGAAGGCTCAAGAGTTGACAGAACTGGAGGACTTCATTGGTGATctaaaggcgcagaatgacatGTTGATGGAGAAGTTGCATGCATGGAGCTCCGAACAGAAGGAGAAGAAGGGTAGTGGAGTGGAGATGGAATGCAACATAGTGCTACGAGAGCGTAACAAGGCGCTTTCGGAGCAACTCCAGAAGTCGATTGATGGTTATCGGTCTTTGAAGAGAAGGCTCAGAGACATTCAAGAGGAGAACAGGCAAATTCGCGATACGGTGGAGCAAATGGAGGAGGAAGTTGATGCAGGAATTCACAGGATAGGTAGCTTCAAGGAAGGGAGGATGAGAACAAATGAGATCAAAGAAGAAATTTCAGCTATGGAGCATATGCTTGATTCTCTCAAGATGAAAATCTCTAAATATACACAGAAGAAAACTTGA